In the genome of Dermacentor andersoni chromosome 3, qqDerAnde1_hic_scaffold, whole genome shotgun sequence, one region contains:
- the LOC126524988 gene encoding neprilysin-11-like: MSEGDETLWTALDSTPPLEIPRHTDSPRSVRLDSAFRLSRISRARRSSDHSRRISSLLYQSRKHSSRVFFYGAVLLSLVVLSSFIVLFFLRQIKAVMVAGHTADVCGTDDCMLHASELRARMNAAADPCHSLHAFVCGGGPRASQRDEERRATRMYGEVMAYDSQKYLTAGNCSHRESRADTKAQTAYAACLKRTPSESGTQAAHFVDFMKERRIPWPNDPPEHVDLLDVLLDLVINWRVALLFDLRRSTRKFHTASFVFQEPGPLIELRRQQVGHVYENEEDTEQLITRVATFLGKSRGNITKGQIDVLRRDEMTLTSNLAACSDERGNDVLVTLKQVQDMAPNMKPQSWLTLLKRHLNDDSLTSETTVFAYDEQRLEALSEALTLLPPARSLNVVGWLFAYAYIWVVNPDFDQLRPSGDNESNHTLNKTLCFLAVHESFGQLQILHNFVKRFEHGDIQMTSKVLQNTVDTFVQLVQNSDAITESTKATAVAKIKSLCQERCAVRVSNRRILDWLYRSFPNSSSSFFDAWLSTRKALVALLKSGNPHPVMTARFKWRTQNIRYLHSINFLQVRMFAFYPPSFYIHGSPSMSYSGLGFQMASSIANAVVGRGRSIGEGLSRRFWWSYDSQKLPLGRG; encoded by the exons GACCACTCTCGGCGCATCTCCTCCCTGCTCTACCAGAGCCGCAAGCACTCCTCGCGCGTCTTCTTCTACGGCGCCGTGCTGCTCTCTCTGGTGGTGCTGTCCAGCTTCATCGTGCTCTTCTTCCTCCGCCAGATCAAGGCCGTCATGGTGGCCGGGCACACAGCCGACGTGTGCGGCACCGACGACTGCATGCTGCACGCCAGCGAGCTGCGCGCCCGCATGAACGCCGCGGCCGACCCGTGCCACAGCCTGCACGCCTTCGTCTGCGGCGGCGGCCCGCGGGCCTCGCAGCGCGACGAGGAGCGGCGAGCGACGCGAATGTACGGCGAGGTCATGGCCTACGACTCGCAGAAGTACCTCACGGCCGGCAACTGCAGCCACCGCGAGTCGCGCGCCGACACGAAGGCCCAGACCGCGTACGCGGCGTGCCTGAAGCGGACGCCTTCCGAG TCGGGAACGCAAGCGGCCCACTTCGTGGACTTCATGAAGGAGCGACGGATACCGTGGCCAAACGACCCTCCGGAGCACGTCGACCTCCTGGACGTCCTGCTGGATCTGGTGATCAACTGGAGGGTCGCCCTGCTCTTCGACCTGAGACGAAGCACGAGAAAGTTCCACACGGCCAGCTTCGTGTTCCAGGAGCCCGGGCCGTTGATCGAACTACGAAGGCAGCAGGTGGGTCACGTGTACGAGAACGAAGAGGACACCGAGCAGCTGATCACGAGAGTCGCAACGTTCCTCGGAAAAAGCAGAGGGAACATCACCAAGGGGCAGATCGACGTCCTGCGTCGCGACGAGATGACGCTCACGTCGAATCTGGCAGCATGCAGCGACGAACGCGGAAATGACGTCCTCGTCACCCTGAAACAGGTCCAGGACATGGCTCCAAACATGAAGCCCCAGTCCTGGCTGACGCTTCTCAAACGCCACCTGAACGACGACTCGTTGACGTCGGAAACGACGGTCTTCGCCTACGACGAGCAGCGCCTCGAGGCCCTGTCAGAAGCTCTCACTTTGCTACCTCCGGCGAGAAGTCTCAACGTGGTCGGGTGGCTGTTTGCCTACGCTTACATCTGGGTCGTGAACCCCGACTTCGATCAGCTTCGGCCCAGCGGCGACAACGAATCTAACCACACGCTCAACAAGACGCTCTGCTTTCTCGCAGTCCACGAATCGTTCGGCCAGCTGCAAATACTGCACAACTTCGTCAAGCGCTTCGAGCACGGCGACATCCAGATGACCTCGAAAGTGCTGCAGAACACCGTCGACACGTTTGTGCAGCTGGTCCAAAACTCGGACGCCATCACAGAGTCGACCAAGGCGACGGCTGTGGCGAAGATCAAAAGTCTGTGCCAAGAACGATGTGCCGTGAGGGTGTCGAACAGGCGTATCCTGGACTGGCTGTACAGAAGCTTTCCCAACAGCTCTTCGAGCTTCTTCGACGCCTGGCTCAGCACACGAAAGGCGCTCGTGGCGCTGCTCAAGTCCGGGAATCCTCACCCGGTGATGACGGCCCGCTTCAAGTGGCGTACGCAGAATATCCGCTACCTGCACTCCATCAACTTCCTGCAGGTCAGAATGTTCGCCTTCTACCCACCCTCCTTCTATATCCACGGCTCGCCCTCGATGTCGTACAGTGGACTGGGCTTCCAGATGGCCAGCAGCATCGCCAATGCCGTCGTTGGACGCGGCCGAAGCATCGGCGAGGGCCTCTCGAGACGCTTCTGGTGGTCGTACGACTCTCAAAAGCTGCCGTTGGGACGAGGCTAG